Proteins encoded together in one Coregonus clupeaformis isolate EN_2021a chromosome 30, ASM2061545v1, whole genome shotgun sequence window:
- the LOC121545688 gene encoding WD repeat-containing protein on Y chromosome-like, with amino-acid sequence MILTTVPHSRKCKIQTALFHLQKGILCFDYSPELNILVTGCYDRVVRVWNPYVTNQATSQMKCHNTVITHIAVNGRDNKIISVSKDKNVRVWDLQDCVCLQNIQSKNVNMGRFPITGTYYNHTSNTMVMATYLIGVLRGSMEDVDSSVPTATTSHEQAPCAALYNSNFKQVVSGCHAGVVSVWDILTGEKVMQFQTTPERPVEVTAMAFDRPKRRLITGSKDGTLRLWNFNNGALISELPLVDSNEVTGILYINERIYVSGWSKRVMWYLDDKEEGKMEHRVWNQYHSDDIYSMHTHGSKMLVTASYSGDIIVWNIDSGQAFCRFNASESPLPLIPIRVMEKPGQVVSVMCPDCLVKEDEEKEEEDEDDVWLRSMVEFLETMSQTLNPQARRPSCANPAPNNVVQQINQARCFSIPDPPPNPVIQGPRTNMRHGRRGSISAPVSASLPQSVTVSVARRPTLLSRRKTKRTKTIDLDELEKPRVAVEKVLFLDTRERSPDTAILLTSSADGYVYAWSISHNGGLLGKFCAVHSKGPIICAMSTDSQDQILHTGDSNGYITLWDIEKYCYRMRGGVAEEESSNEDSLRLPQLIPPYCKVEGPRRLVGEQDKEILRGWIVSLTPPSLLSSWRCHLKGIVHLEYVERFRLIVTASLDCNVRLWTIAGRYIGTFGQGLWQVGDPNALHTELPVDLKRMGSCQTLKVLNEGKHPHWSCAKRILEGLTAQKRQQSTMFGEATMQLRELVPTDPRIVKYTDEQIENTWRLWQEKGKQTSSILGRAYKQKVRHHLPSCAPDLQTTFSSQEQLRVYKAMPYSILRPVTLPPIPELLKDHQHRSNEGTDTTTKQKRNTKRWPRSHTHCMAAPPRPATPRC; translated from the exons ATGATCCTGACCACGGTGCCCCACTCACGCAAGTGTAAAATTCA AACTGCACTCTTTCACCTGCAGAAGGGAATTCTGTGTTTTGACTACTCACCTGAGCTCAACATTCTGG TGACCGGATGCTACGATCGGGTCGTGAGGGTCTGGAACCCGTATGTGACCAATCAGGCCACATCACAGATGAAATGTCACAACACCGTCATCACTCACATCGCTGTCAACGGCAGAGATAACAAGATCATCAGTGTGTCCAAGGACAAG AATGTGCGTGTGTGGGACCTGCAGGACTGTGTCTGCCTCCAGAACATCCAATCCAAGAATGTCAACATGGGCCGCTTCCCCATCACCGGCACCTACTATAACCACACCAGTAACACGATGGTGATGGCTACGTACCTA ATTGGAGTTCTTCGAGGGTCTATGGAGGATGTAGACAGCTCTGTACCCACAGCTACAACATCACATGAACAAGCACCCTGTGCTGCTCTCTACAACTCCAACTTCAAACAG GTGGTAAGTGGGTGTCATGCGGGCGTGGTCAGTGTGTGGGACATCCTGACGGGGGAGAAGGTCATGCAGTTCCAGACAACCCCTGAGCGACCTGTTGAGGTCACTGCCATGGCATTCGACAGGCCCAAACGCCGCCTCATCACCGGGTCTAAAGACGGCACCCTGCGCCTCTGGAACTTCAACAACGGGGCTCTTATCTCTGAACTGCCCCTGGTGGACAGCAATGAG GTTACAGGGATTCTGTACATCAATGAGAGGATCTATGTATCAGGCTGGAGCAAACGGGTCATGTGGTATCT GGACGATAAGGAGGAGGGTAAGATGGAGCACCGTGTGTGGAACCAGTACCACTCAGACGACATCTATTCCATGCACACCCACGGCAGCAAGATGCTGGTGACCGCCTCCTACAGCGGTGACATCATCGTCTGGAACATAGATTCAGGACAAGCCTTCTGCCGTTTTAACGCTAGCGAAAGCCCACTGCCCCTCATACCCATACGG GTGATGGAGAAACCAGGCCAGGTGGTGAGTGTTATGTGTCCAGACTGTTTGgtgaaggaggatgaggagaaggaagaggaggatgaagacgATGTGTGGCTCCGCTCTATGGTGGAATTTCTTGAAACCATGAGCCAGACTCTCAACCCTCAGGCTCGTCGTCCCAGCTGTGCCAACCCTGCCCCCAACAACGTCGTACAG CAAATAAATCAAGCCCGGTGTTTCAGTATTCCAGATCCCCCTCCTAATCCTGTGATTCAGGGGCCTCGCACCAACATGCGGCAT GGCCGGAGGGGTAGCATCTCGGCTCCAGTCTCTGCTTCACTGCCTCAGTCGGTCACAGTCTCCGTGGCCAGGCGGCCGACACTGCTGTCCAGACGCAAGACCAAGAGAACCAAGACCATCGACCTAGACGAGCTGGAGAAACCTCGGGTTGCGGTGGAGAAG GTGTTGTTTCTGGACACCCGTGAGCGTAGCCCTGACACGGCCATCCTCCTGACCAGCTCTGCAGACGGCTACGTCTACGCCTGGTCTATCAGCCATAACGGAGGGCTGCTGGGGAAATTCTGTGCTGTGCATAGCAAGGGGCCAATCATCTGTGCCATGTCCACTGACAGCCAGGACCAGATACTGCACACTGGAGACAGCAACGGATACATCACG CTGTGGGACATTGAGAAGTATTGCTACCGTATGAGGGGTGGGGTGGCTGAGGAGGAATCATCCAATGAAGACTCTCTGAGGTTGCCTCAACTCATACCTCCCTACTGCAAAGTGGAGGGGCCACGGAGACTGGTGGGGGAGCAGGACAAAGAG ATTTTGCGGGGATGGATTGTGTCCCTGACCCCCCCTAGTCTCCTGAGTTCCTGGCGCTGCCACCTGAAAGGGATCGTTCATCTTGAGTATGTGGAGCGTTTCCGCCTCATCGTCACAGCCAGCCTGGACTGTAACGTGCGTCTGTGGACCATCGCAGGCAGATACATCG GTACGTTTGGGCAGGGCCTGTGGCAGGTGGGCGACCCCAACGCCCTCCACACGGAACTCCCAGTGGACCTGAAGAGGATGGGCTCCTGTCAGACACTTAAAGTCCTTAATGAGGGGAAGCACCCGCACTGGAG CTGTGCCAAACGCATCCTGGAGGGCCTGACTGCACAGAAGAGGCAGCAGTCGACAATGTTTGGTGAGGCTACAATGCAGCTGAGGGAACTGGTTCCTACCGACCCACGGATCGTCAAGTACACCGATGAGCAGATTGAGAACACATGGAGACTGTGGCAGGAGAAGGGAAAGCAG ACCAGCAGCATTTTAGGACGAGCATACAAACAAAAAGTGAGACATCACCTTCCGTCCTGTGCCCCTGACCTCCAGACAACCTTCAGCAGTCAAGAGCAG TTGAGGGTGTACAAGGCCATGCCCTACAGCATTCTGCGGCCCGTCACCCTGCCCCCCATCCCAGAGCTTCTGAAGGACCATCAGCACAGGTCAAATGAGGGCACAGACACTACCACCAAGCAGAAGAGGAACACTAAGCGCTGGccccgctcacacacacactgcatggcTGCTCCTCCACGACCAGCAACTCCCAGGTGCTAA